The genomic interval ACCTGCTCCCATCAACCCTGCAACACCAAGAATTTCTCCTCGATGTACAGACATATCGACATGGTTAAATACGCCTTTTCGACTTAACCCTTTAATCTCTAAAACCGTTTCACCTAGCTTTGCTTCACGATGCGGGAAACGATCTTCTAACTCACGGCCAACCATTTTCTTTACCACTTCTTCAAAGCTTGTCTCTGGAATAGGAGTCGTATCTACGGTTTGACCATCGCGCATTACGGTAATCCGATCACAGATTGCAAAGATTTCTTCCATTCTGTGTGAAATATAAACAAGCGAGACACCTTTAGCTGTAAGCTCTTTCATGATTTCAAACAGCTTATCAATCTCTCGATCCGTCAAAGCGGCCGTTGGCTCATCCATAATAATGACTTCTGCATCCGTCATCAACGCTTTCGCAATCTCAATCATTTGCTGTTCTCCAACAGAACAAAGACCTGCCTCTTTATCAAATGGAAGCGAAATATTTAACGTCTTAAAAATGTCACTCGCGATTTTTTGCATTTCTTTTGTTTTTAAAACACCAAATGCATTTGTAAGCTCACGACCAATAAATAAGTTTTCTAAAACAGTCATTTCTGGCCAAATATTTAATTCTTGGCGAATGAAGGCTAATCCTGAACGCTCAGCTTCAAGCGAGTTTTTAAACACCGTCTCTACGCCATTAATCTTAATCGTTCCTTTATCTTGTTTATGAAGGCCGGTTAAGATATTCATCAAGGTTGATTTTCCAGCACCATTTTCACCCATAAGTGCATGGACCTCACCTGGTTCCAGATCAAAGTCCACACCTTCTAGCACCTTATTTTGACCAAACGCTTTATAAATATCGCGCATCTCGATTTTCATCTTCTGCACCTCGTTTCATTAAAAAAATACACCAGACTGTAAGATACAATTGGAATAAGGTGTTATTTCTCCTGTACGAATAACGACCTTCGCCTTTTTCGTCAGCTCTTTAAATTCTTCATGTGACACATAGACCACATTGCCTTGAAATTGTTGTTCGATAAACTGATGCTGCACAGGATTCTGTTCCTTCACTTCTTCGGCTGCAATCGTTTGCTCTACGACCATATCTTCGTGTACAAGGCGAACTACTTCTTGAAAAGTAGGCGTGCCTGCTTTTAACGCTAAATCAATTTTCGGTACATGAGAAGGAACAGGTAATCCGGCATCGCCAATCACGATATAATCAGTATGCCCTAAATCAACTAGAACCTTTGCAATAGCACTGTTTAATATGCCGTGACGTTTCATCCATTCAAGCTCCCTTCCACTTCGGCTCTTGTCGGCATACCGCCTTGAGCACCGAACTTTGTTACGGAAAGTGAAGCTGCTCGATTCGCAAATCTTACGCTTTCTTCATAACTCTTTCCTTCTGCAACAGCTACCGCAAACGCACCATTAAACGTATCTCCGGCTCCCGTTGTATCTATCGCTTCTACAATAAAGCTAGAAATAACCCTCTCTTCATTTCCGTCAAAATAGCGAACGCCATTCTTTCCTTCTGTAATGAAAATTTTATTAGGATATCTTTTAAGTACGTCAGCACGATTTTCCCCTTCAAATAAAAGCGCAAATTCATGCTCATTTGGTGTAATATAAGCGGACTGTTCAATAACAACCTCACTGATTTTACGCGCAGGAGCTGGATTTAGCAATAATTTTTTACCCAGTTTTGTACAAAGTTCCGCTAAATAAACAACGGTTTCTTCTGGAATCTCTTGTTGTACTAAAATAATATCTGCACGTTCAATAACTGGCTGAGCTTGTTGAACAAATTGTAGAGTAACGGAATCATTTGCCCCTTTTACGACAATAATACTGTTGTCTCCTTCTGCAAGCGTAATGTGAGCTGTACCCGATGCAACACCTGTAACCGGTTCCACATACGTTATATCAACACCGTTATCTCGTAAATTATTTTTAATCGCTTGTCCGTAAACATCATCTCCTACACAAGCAATCATACTAACCTCTGCTCCTAAACGCGCCGCTGCAACAGCTTGGTTAGCTCCTTTTCCGCCAGGGACCGTTCTAAATGAATCACCTAGAACAGTTTCTCCTGCGATGGGACGTTTATTTGCTGTCACAACTAAATCTATGGCCACACTTCCGACAACTGCTATTTTCACCATTGTTGACTACTCCACCTCTCTTGTTGTTTCTCTTTCTATAAATGACACAGGAAATACGGTGTGTATCTCTTCTAGTTTTTCCTGATTAATTTTTTTAATTAAAATTTCCGCAGCCTTGGCTCCCATTTCATAGGCTGGCTGTTGAATAGTGGACAACGCAGGGTGTAATAAAGCTGTAAATGAAACATCATCATAACCAATTACTTGAATGTCCTCCGGCACGCGTTTTCCCATTGCTAAAGCTTCCTGCAAAATGGTTGCCGCCACAATATCATTACAAGCGATAATGCCATCTGTCTCCGGATATTTCGCCAATACTTCTTTAGCACACTTTCTTGCTCCTTGATAAGAGAGTGTGGAATCTAAGATATGAACTTTCACATCAGTATCTTCGAGCACACTTAATGCTGATAAATATCGCTCATAGACTGTTTTAATTTCAACAGGCCCTCTAATAATCGTGATTTCTTTTGCACCTCGTGCTAGTAATATCTCTGCAGCAAGTCTACCACCTTGTTGTTGATCGGCATACACAGCCGGCAAATGTCCTGCTGTACGATCAAGCAATACAGCTGGAATCGTTAAATTATCAAATATCGTATGATCTTGTTCATTAGTCGATATAATCAAGCCAACGACATTGTTTTGCAAAAAGGTATCTAGATACTCTCTTTCCTTTTTTCTATTTTCATCACTATTGCCGAAAATGAGACGATATCCTTCCCGTTGTAAATAATCTTCAATTCCCCTTGCCATTTCGGGGAAAAACGGATTTGTAATATCAGGGAGAATCAAGCCGATCAGTTTTGATTTTCGTTTATATAAAGACCTCGCTACTTCATTCGGTTTGTACTGCAGTTTTTCAACAGCTGCAATTACAGCCTTTCTTGTATCTTCATGAGCATAGCCACTGCCATTTATCACGCGTGAAACTGTTGCAACAGATACGCCAGCTTCCTTTGCTACATCCCGAATTGTTGCCAAATCTCTCACCTCAATCTTGAAAATGTGTAACCGTTTCCACATTATTTAAAGATAGCATGATTTATTTTAGATATCAATAACTCTTTTTATACATTATTTTTGAACTTAGACCATTATCAAGAAGATAAAAAACAGGACTACTATTTATATGAAGGTAATGGTGTATTTTTCATATAAGAGTGTGAAAAAGGGAACAATCGCTTTTTACTAATCAGACAATATTCAGTATGATAATTACAAAAATATACAAAAATAGATAAAAAGGAGGGAAATGAATGAAAAGAAACGATACGATGATGCAATTTTTTGAATGGCATGTACCAGCAGATGGCTGTCATTGGCAAAGATTAAGGCGTGCTGCACCTCAGTTAAAAGCAGTTGGCATTAACGCTGTTTGGCTGCCGCCTGTTTCAAAAGGGCAATCAGCAAACGACAATGGGTACGGGATCTATGACGGCTATGACCTTGGGGAATTTAATCAAAAAGGCACTGTTCGTACTAAATACGGGACAAAGCAAGAGCTCCTTGAAGCAATTGAAGTTTGCCGCCATGAGGAAATCCGTGTGTATATCGATATCGTCATGAACCATAGAGCAGGGGCAGATGAAACAGAACTATTCAATGTTGTCGAAGTGGATCCAGAAAACCGAATGATTGAACTATCGAAGCCATTTGAAATAGAAGGATGGACGAAGTTTACATTCCCAGGTAGAAATCAACAATACTCCTCATTTACATGGAATGCCCATCATTTCAACGGAACGGATTACGATGAGAGAACTAAAAAAATTGGAATTTACCGCTTGCTAGGTGAACATAAAGGATGGAGTAAGAACGTTGTCGATGAATTAGGCAACTATGATTATCTCATGTTTGCAAATATTGATTATGATATTCTCGAAGTACGTCATGAAATGATTTCATGGGCAAAGTGGGTCATCGATACATTAAAATGCGACGGCTTTCGCTTAGATGCTGTTAAACATATTAATAGCGACTTTATGAATGAATGGTTACAAGCAGTCCATTCTCATACACATAAACGCTTTTATATCGTAGGAGAGTTTTGGCAAGCAGATGCTCATGTACTTCAACACTATTTAAAGCAAACAAACTATCAATTAAACTTATTTGATGTCGCTCTTCATTATAAATTTTATGATGCCGCCAAAGCTGGCACCGACTTCGACTTACGAACTATTTTTCATCAGACCCTCGTTCAATCACACCCTTCACATGCCGTTACATTTGTTGATAATCACGACTCCCAACCTTATGAATCACTTGAATCTTGGGTACTAGATTGGTTTAAACCACTAGCCTATGCCCTTATTTTGCTAAGACGCTCTGGCCGCCCTTGCGTATTTTTCGGCGACTATTATGGCATTCGCGGCCCTGTACCAGTCCAAGGCAAAAAAGAGATGCTCGACTCTTTATTATATGCACGTTATGAAAAAGCATATGGAAAACAAAAAGACTATTTTGATAATCCCCATGCTATTGGCTGGGTTCGATTTGGAAAGCCTTCGATTCAAAAGTCTGGATGTGCTGTTATCCTTTCTAATGACAAAGCTACCGAAAAGCGCATGTTTGTCGGTAAACAGCGCGCTGGAGAAGTGTGGGTCGACCTCACAGACGCTCACCCTGCAAAAATCACAATCGAAAAAGACGGATTTGCTACTTTCCCTGTTCAAGCAAAAAGCGTGTCTGTTTGGGCTTTAAACTAAAGTTAAAGAATGGCATTTACTACTATAATCACAAACGGATTAAGGTAAAACTAAAGGGCATGAGTCCAGTACAATACCAAAATCATGCCCAAGCGGTTGCCTAACATTTGTGTCTACCTTTTTGGGTTCACTTCATAATAGTAAATTTTGTTTGTTTCTCCTGAAGACTTCTTCTTAAATCAGCATAACAGTGACTATTAATCTCGTAATATTGTTGAGATGTCGAATCAAGTTGCTGTTGACTCATAATCTTTGAAAAGTAATTCTCCGCAATATAGTGACTAACATACACTGGAAATGTTTGCTCATAATAGTCGGCTTTCTTAATCTTTTCTGACGCTTCATCAACAAGATTCATAATTTCCCTCGCATAGTGCAGTAAAATTTCACCTTGCTTCGTTAACTCTACTTTTTTTCCAGAACGATGGAATAGCTTAGAATCAAAATTTTCTTCTAATTTATTTATATGATGACTAATTGTAGGCTGGGAACAATACAATCGTCGAGCAGCTTCCGTAAAAGAATGACATTCAGCTAAAACAATAAAGGACTCCATTTTCTCTAATGTATTCATCTCTACTCCCCTTCCCATAAAGATAAACTTAAATGTGATAATGATAATCATTATCAAATTTAAGTTTATCAGCCATTGCTTTTATTGTCTATTTTTATAGAACACCATTCTCTATTACTCAATGATCTTCATTACTCTTTGCATCTGTATAAGTTGTGTTTTTTGGTCAACAAGCATCGTTCGTGCAATACGTCTCAAGTCCCCATTGTTGGTAAATTGTAAAATTGTAATCTCCATTTCAACCGTTCCTTCATGAAGAGAAATCATCTCTTCTAAAAAATGTTGGTGAATATCCCCTTTAGTTTTAGCTCTTTCCATTTTCTTAATCATTTGTTGAAATGAATCTCTATATACTTCCAAATAAGCTGCTTCCTTTTCTAACTCTATATTGGGATGTTCTTTCATTTCCTCTAAAAGTACCTTCATTTTATCTAATTCAATAAGTTGATTATGGACTATCTTTTTGGCAATCCGTTTTACTTCTGAATGGTCACTAAACCTCATGATATTTTCACACATAGCAATGGACGCTTCATGAAGCGGAATCATTTCATACAAGAAATCAAGTGTTGCATCACCAGTGTTTGGAACATTCTCTACCTTCGTTTTCATCATTTGTAAGGCAATATGATAATAATCGAAATACGCTTCTTCCTTTGAATTCATTTTTGCGTCAACACTATCTATTAATGCAATCCAA from Peribacillus asahii carries:
- a CDS encoding sugar ABC transporter ATP-binding protein gives rise to the protein MKIEMRDIYKAFGQNKVLEGVDFDLEPGEVHALMGENGAGKSTLMNILTGLHKQDKGTIKINGVETVFKNSLEAERSGLAFIRQELNIWPEMTVLENLFIGRELTNAFGVLKTKEMQKIASDIFKTLNISLPFDKEAGLCSVGEQQMIEIAKALMTDAEVIIMDEPTAALTDREIDKLFEIMKELTAKGVSLVYISHRMEEIFAICDRITVMRDGQTVDTTPIPETSFEEVVKKMVGRELEDRFPHREAKLGETVLEIKGLSRKGVFNHVDMSVHRGEILGVAGLMGAGRTEIMRALFGVDQADSGEVFIEGKKVSIRQPIDAVKHGLAFITENRKDEGLILDFSVRENIGLPNLGSFAPNGIVKANEEKQFVEMMVKRLSVKTASPETIIGNLSGGNQQKVVIAKWIGTSPKVLIMDEPTRGIDVGAKREIYELMNELTERGLAIIMVSSELPEVLGMSDRILVIHEGKIAGELARQEATQEKIMALATGGN
- the rbsD gene encoding D-ribose pyranase; the encoded protein is MKRHGILNSAIAKVLVDLGHTDYIVIGDAGLPVPSHVPKIDLALKAGTPTFQEVVRLVHEDMVVEQTIAAEEVKEQNPVQHQFIEQQFQGNVVYVSHEEFKELTKKAKVVIRTGEITPYSNCILQSGVFF
- the rbsK gene encoding ribokinase, whose amino-acid sequence is MVKIAVVGSVAIDLVVTANKRPIAGETVLGDSFRTVPGGKGANQAVAAARLGAEVSMIACVGDDVYGQAIKNNLRDNGVDITYVEPVTGVASGTAHITLAEGDNSIIVVKGANDSVTLQFVQQAQPVIERADIILVQQEIPEETVVYLAELCTKLGKKLLLNPAPARKISEVVIEQSAYITPNEHEFALLFEGENRADVLKRYPNKIFITEGKNGVRYFDGNEERVISSFIVEAIDTTGAGDTFNGAFAVAVAEGKSYEESVRFANRAASLSVTKFGAQGGMPTRAEVEGSLNG
- a CDS encoding LacI family DNA-binding transcriptional regulator; this translates as MATIRDVAKEAGVSVATVSRVINGSGYAHEDTRKAVIAAVEKLQYKPNEVARSLYKRKSKLIGLILPDITNPFFPEMARGIEDYLQREGYRLIFGNSDENRKKEREYLDTFLQNNVVGLIISTNEQDHTIFDNLTIPAVLLDRTAGHLPAVYADQQQGGRLAAEILLARGAKEITIIRGPVEIKTVYERYLSALSVLEDTDVKVHILDSTLSYQGARKCAKEVLAKYPETDGIIACNDIVAATILQEALAMGKRVPEDIQVIGYDDVSFTALLHPALSTIQQPAYEMGAKAAEILIKKINQEKLEEIHTVFPVSFIERETTREVE
- a CDS encoding alpha-amylase; protein product: MKRNDTMMQFFEWHVPADGCHWQRLRRAAPQLKAVGINAVWLPPVSKGQSANDNGYGIYDGYDLGEFNQKGTVRTKYGTKQELLEAIEVCRHEEIRVYIDIVMNHRAGADETELFNVVEVDPENRMIELSKPFEIEGWTKFTFPGRNQQYSSFTWNAHHFNGTDYDERTKKIGIYRLLGEHKGWSKNVVDELGNYDYLMFANIDYDILEVRHEMISWAKWVIDTLKCDGFRLDAVKHINSDFMNEWLQAVHSHTHKRFYIVGEFWQADAHVLQHYLKQTNYQLNLFDVALHYKFYDAAKAGTDFDLRTIFHQTLVQSHPSHAVTFVDNHDSQPYESLESWVLDWFKPLAYALILLRRSGRPCVFFGDYYGIRGPVPVQGKKEMLDSLLYARYEKAYGKQKDYFDNPHAIGWVRFGKPSIQKSGCAVILSNDKATEKRMFVGKQRAGEVWVDLTDAHPAKITIEKDGFATFPVQAKSVSVWALN
- a CDS encoding LysR family transcriptional regulator, whose amino-acid sequence is MNTLEKMESFIVLAECHSFTEAARRLYCSQPTISHHINKLEENFDSKLFHRSGKKVELTKQGEILLHYAREIMNLVDEASEKIKKADYYEQTFPVYVSHYIAENYFSKIMSQQQLDSTSQQYYEINSHCYADLRRSLQEKQTKFTIMK
- a CDS encoding DUF305 domain-containing protein, yielding MRGWTKRLWIGLIVWIALIDSVDAKMNSKEEAYFDYYHIALQMMKTKVENVPNTGDATLDFLYEMIPLHEASIAMCENIMRFSDHSEVKRIAKKIVHNQLIELDKMKVLLEEMKEHPNIELEKEAAYLEVYRDSFQQMIKKMERAKTKGDIHQHFLEEMISLHEGTVEMEITILQFTNNGDLRRIARTMLVDQKTQLIQMQRVMKIIE